The Candidatus Poribacteria bacterium genome contains a region encoding:
- a CDS encoding nucleotide pyrophosphohydrolase, translating to MSGPLTDCQERVDEWIRTIGVRYYSELTNTAILMEEVGEVARIMARRYGDQSSKASDERVDLGEEMADVLFVVFCLANQTGVDLDGAFDAKMRKRSERDGERHRLNPKLRAEPAHEGGA from the coding sequence ATGAGCGGTCCTTTGACCGACTGTCAGGAGCGCGTCGACGAGTGGATTCGCACGATCGGCGTGCGCTACTACTCGGAGTTGACGAACACGGCGATCCTCATGGAGGAGGTCGGGGAAGTCGCTCGGATCATGGCGCGGCGTTACGGCGACCAGAGCTCCAAGGCATCCGACGAGCGCGTGGACCTCGGCGAGGAGATGGCGGACGTGCTCTTCGTCGTCTTCTGCTTGGCGAACCAGACGGGCGTCGATCTCGATGGCGCATTCGACGCCAAGATGCGTAAGCGCTCCGAGCGCGACGGCGAACGCCACCGGCTCAACCCGAAGCTCCGCGCGGAACCGGCGCACGAGGGCGGAGCCTAG
- a CDS encoding sulfatase, which yields MPQPNILIVTTDQQRADSLSCYGSGFTETPYLDRLAAQGVRFDRAYCPNPVCTPSRVSLFTGRQVSRHGVWNVGVNCPPDEGMISHRLADVGYRTHYIGKAHFQAFGASRDASQEDVGGWKRGYDGWNAPYYGFETVELALGHATYGISGHYGEWVRRAVGDEQATAWERARNLSSVGFGGNAFDWDIPPEYHNSAWTADRAVAFLRERDSSQPFLLALGFEDPHHPHAVPTALRERVDPERVPLPRFVDGELDDKPPHFLEAREGRLESSAMRGQFHVAGQGGGADYRLVSERDARLGRAYYYSLVRFVDTQFGRVLDELDRLGIADDTLVVFTSDHGELLGDHGLWMKGPFHYEELVRVPMIVRWRNGFDGGSHTDSLMSLVDVVPTCLSAAGLPVPDDLDGVDMLPALRGEAVSTRDDILIEMTDDPSKLRLKTVVTKNCKLTAYAGQSYGELYDLDADPGEQVNRWDDPAYGADKARLLGRIIDYSERIERRQPRLCYA from the coding sequence ATGCCCCAGCCGAACATCCTCATCGTCACGACGGATCAGCAGCGTGCCGATAGCCTAAGCTGCTACGGGAGCGGCTTCACCGAGACGCCCTACCTCGATCGGCTCGCCGCACAGGGCGTCCGGTTCGACCGCGCCTACTGCCCCAATCCCGTCTGCACGCCCTCGCGCGTGTCGCTGTTCACGGGCAGGCAGGTCAGCCGCCACGGCGTCTGGAACGTCGGCGTCAACTGCCCGCCGGACGAGGGGATGATCTCCCACCGGCTCGCCGACGTCGGCTACCGCACGCACTACATCGGCAAGGCGCACTTTCAGGCGTTCGGCGCTAGCAGGGATGCGTCCCAAGAGGATGTCGGCGGCTGGAAGCGTGGCTACGACGGCTGGAACGCACCCTACTACGGCTTCGAGACCGTCGAGCTCGCGCTGGGGCACGCGACCTACGGCATCAGCGGTCACTACGGCGAGTGGGTGCGCCGCGCCGTCGGCGACGAGCAGGCGACCGCCTGGGAACGCGCCCGCAACCTGTCGAGCGTCGGGTTCGGCGGGAACGCCTTCGACTGGGATATCCCGCCGGAGTATCACAACAGCGCCTGGACAGCGGATCGCGCGGTCGCGTTTCTACGGGAACGCGACTCGTCGCAGCCGTTCCTGTTGGCGCTGGGGTTCGAGGACCCGCACCATCCCCACGCGGTTCCGACGGCTCTCCGCGAGCGGGTCGATCCAGAGCGCGTTCCCCTGCCCCGATTCGTCGACGGCGAGCTCGACGACAAGCCGCCGCACTTCCTCGAAGCCCGCGAGGGACGGCTTGAAAGCTCCGCCATGCGTGGGCAGTTCCACGTCGCCGGGCAAGGCGGCGGCGCGGATTATCGTCTGGTCTCGGAGCGGGACGCGCGGCTCGGACGAGCCTACTACTACTCGCTGGTGCGGTTCGTCGACACCCAGTTCGGGCGAGTGTTGGACGAGTTGGATCGTCTCGGCATCGCCGACGACACGCTCGTCGTCTTCACGTCGGACCACGGCGAGCTCCTCGGCGATCACGGTCTGTGGATGAAGGGCCCCTTCCACTATGAAGAGCTCGTCCGCGTTCCGATGATCGTCCGATGGCGGAACGGCTTCGACGGCGGGTCCCACACGGACAGCCTGATGAGCCTCGTCGATGTCGTGCCGACGTGCCTATCCGCCGCTGGGTTGCCGGTTCCCGACGATCTGGACGGAGTAGACATGCTGCCGGCGCTGCGAGGAGAAGCCGTGTCCACTCGCGACGACATTCTGATCGAGATGACGGACGACCCATCGAAGCTGCGCCTCAAGACCGTCGTCACGAAGAACTGCAAGCTGACCGCCTACGCCGGACAGTCCTACGGCGAGCTCTACGACCTCGACGCCGATCCGGGCGAGCAGGTGAACCGATGGGACGACCCCGCGTACGGTGCGGACAAGGCGCGTCTGCTCGGAAGGATCATCGACTACTCGGAACGGATCGAACGCCGCCAACCCCGCCTCTGCTACGCCTGA
- a CDS encoding dual specificity protein phosphatase family protein has translation MAPRNRHAPTAPYWRGKPLIDFITDEIAIGNRHDASDLDLLREQSITAVLNVAWDLDIVYPPDVPPRASYPVEYHKVGMIDGEGNAPGTLAAAVLVLQQILERHPRVLVHCHAGVSRSSTVVSLFLAVRDGIPFDAAVAQVRKARWVIDPHAALVALAKQARELLEA, from the coding sequence CTGGCTCCACGGAACCGCCACGCTCCCACCGCGCCCTACTGGAGAGGAAAGCCGTTGATCGACTTCATCACGGACGAGATCGCCATCGGGAACCGACACGACGCGAGCGATCTGGATCTGCTCCGGGAGCAGTCCATAACTGCTGTCCTGAACGTGGCGTGGGACCTGGACATCGTCTATCCGCCGGACGTTCCTCCCAGGGCGTCGTATCCCGTGGAGTACCACAAGGTCGGTATGATCGACGGCGAAGGGAACGCGCCGGGAACGCTGGCGGCGGCGGTGCTGGTTCTGCAGCAGATTCTCGAGCGCCATCCGCGAGTGCTGGTGCACTGCCACGCGGGCGTCAGCCGGTCATCGACGGTGGTATCGCTCTTCCTCGCGGTGCGCGACGGCATCCCGTTCGATGCGGCGGTCGCGCAGGTGCGCAAAGCCCGCTGGGTGATCGACCCGCACGCCGCGCTCGTCGCGCTGGCGAAGCAGGCGCGGGAGCTGCTGGAAGCGTAA
- a CDS encoding tetratricopeptide repeat protein translates to MPQPRPKAQSMGPSPSRGLLTRRSGRVRGESSTRDMSHLVGFGKMVLSAGASVVGGASGDCVYRSMGIGRFSRERGVLAALRLCDELSGTTVCRRRSQRGRTQMGWLLERMQDVLTRVLLRQGVWMLRHGRAKTALAIATRALHTYGRLDPDSGETVPRQEDDYADALLLKARALAHVHSPNAVGAYLRARQWTSLQPEDIDFLGGYYLNHVPKTFSAFPIYLDWYKQAEDPDDAEQRIRRVAEIRQNELPDEPTLPVRQELNEYLAAHFPTWHWTLEHLANCHLVYEDLDAAHACLAEWYAREPDNREVRSRERLTAGQRHLAANQLPEAIGAFETSMAAHGSAAEAAARELLSVVRRARLSKAQVRHIRRAFDGFSLRTDDVGLLVDYATWVAQSDDEAALATLHRAVDIDPQHPTALWELSIALYRRGHPQHALEHLDRFLRIRPDDLRATVWASRIAEEVGDWESAIAFLDRVPTRNAQQDLRYARALISLKRTEAARDLLTALDLNALPAEQRAVAERLLADVLYESGDLDGAAERYEILLDTSDDWTLYYRLGVAFLARQRWEDARDALSEAILRNPGHVPSLNARGSASFHLGDRKGASEDFHEALLHDLHQPKTLYALALCLIDDDVDLAATFLRHAVEYAPDMAGAWLALARIAEEGEDWAEATRAYRKAMENSDDPAIHARLAFVALRSGDHSAATEYFEQRADADDADAFARYALGMCSLQAGDLVRAAQQWRASLLVRDDPKLREDLAWLHIRLADAAAARNRAEMTQHWNTAIDRHPESPIVEALVQRWTAEAVRRLRYPESFHPSSRDFQIAYDLMSDVLHYTEGDPVYRLIAGLCAARMGDWQLADDLVEPLTNEGLWATEAAYFAAVCRMERNLPDSTLAILETLGRDWGPWEPYAQAFRVQVFLSSSDIDKTARELAMLRAMAPEHCTQETTLAVLLHLRVWRQLYDFVQELPSEDRSPLAFYAHGVAALMLRRETEGIERLEQVPAGSEWDSAAQSLRLTGYKRQALRAFQALGWSEVARSLEAVVQMDEDDETVRDWLERAKVFALLSSQDPGSSATLVAKWRERIRREPTDPRPLHQWATFAYWDAQTEPTPEKWRHAMSLWGTLLNLEGYWRRWIADRLKRHDPKSWIVANEDETFWTRVAAIVAAHRTRMMESLTSEMTDSVLRANPASEELDALVLDFLREYRTSMLWREWLDENSDLRDAVLPYGGDLLETLHRLDEARDILSTTLNLEPTSLTERLLIYLSPLGSLIAAAETGNERFAHQRARGLFTSPDATERRYARIVYVLATRHGDWLTAAPREGLETALTAVVAAHEVGHSSVIAEVAWGPIFARLSDAIVAEVEGLANQNTEERIRIAADMRDLLRRAYETTRMGSLIHAIVRLTILEVRARVVLGRRGRRAADDPYFSEQDAEALGLLQEALALAPDHVTLQQEAAQLRLRRGLVAASEDRLNEALIDFSRAHELDPVSHRITTTYATFMMEQAARVWMETRADAQREALSLAHRVLSADPTDPQLLARCARFLDLPEAHPLRETPEYRRLAALFLRQEGNHES, encoded by the coding sequence ATGCCGCAGCCACGGCCGAAGGCACAATCAATGGGACCCAGTCCATCGCGCGGACTCCTTACCCGAAGATCCGGTCGCGTTCGCGGCGAGTCTTCAACTAGAGATATGTCGCATCTCGTTGGATTCGGCAAGATGGTTCTGTCGGCGGGCGCGTCCGTGGTCGGCGGCGCGTCCGGCGATTGCGTGTACCGTTCGATGGGCATTGGACGTTTTTCACGTGAACGTGGCGTATTGGCAGCGCTGCGGCTGTGCGACGAGCTCTCCGGGACGACCGTTTGCAGGCGGCGTTCCCAAAGAGGGCGAACTCAGATGGGTTGGCTTCTAGAACGCATGCAAGACGTTCTCACCCGTGTCCTGCTCCGACAAGGCGTCTGGATGCTCCGCCACGGACGGGCGAAGACCGCCCTGGCGATCGCCACGCGAGCCCTGCACACCTATGGACGCCTCGATCCCGACTCCGGCGAGACGGTCCCGCGTCAGGAGGACGACTACGCCGACGCCCTGCTCCTCAAGGCGCGCGCGTTGGCGCATGTCCACTCGCCCAACGCCGTGGGGGCATATCTCCGCGCCCGGCAGTGGACGTCGCTCCAGCCGGAGGACATCGACTTTCTCGGCGGTTACTATCTGAACCACGTCCCCAAGACCTTCTCCGCGTTCCCCATCTATCTCGACTGGTACAAGCAGGCGGAAGACCCCGACGACGCCGAACAGCGCATCCGGCGAGTCGCCGAGATCCGCCAGAACGAGCTTCCCGACGAACCGACGCTGCCCGTTCGTCAGGAGTTGAACGAGTACCTCGCCGCGCATTTCCCGACGTGGCACTGGACGCTCGAGCATCTCGCCAACTGCCACCTGGTCTACGAGGACCTCGACGCCGCGCACGCCTGCCTCGCGGAATGGTACGCGCGGGAACCGGACAACCGCGAAGTGCGTTCGCGCGAACGCCTCACCGCAGGTCAGCGCCACTTGGCGGCGAATCAGCTTCCGGAAGCCATCGGAGCCTTCGAGACGTCGATGGCTGCCCACGGCAGCGCTGCCGAGGCAGCCGCCCGGGAACTGCTCTCCGTCGTCCGCCGGGCGCGGCTCAGCAAGGCGCAGGTGCGGCACATCCGTCGGGCGTTCGACGGGTTCAGCCTCCGCACCGATGACGTGGGGCTCCTCGTCGATTACGCGACGTGGGTGGCTCAGTCGGACGACGAGGCGGCTCTGGCGACGCTCCACCGCGCCGTGGACATCGACCCGCAACATCCGACGGCGCTCTGGGAGCTCTCCATCGCTCTCTATCGCCGAGGTCATCCCCAGCATGCCTTGGAGCATCTCGACCGGTTCCTGCGGATACGTCCCGACGACCTTCGGGCGACCGTCTGGGCGTCGCGCATCGCCGAGGAGGTGGGCGACTGGGAAAGCGCCATCGCGTTCCTCGACCGGGTTCCGACGCGAAACGCCCAGCAAGACCTGCGATACGCCCGCGCCTTGATATCCCTCAAGCGAACCGAAGCAGCGCGCGACCTGCTGACGGCACTCGACCTGAACGCGCTCCCGGCGGAACAGCGCGCAGTCGCCGAACGTCTTCTCGCCGATGTTCTCTACGAATCCGGTGATCTCGACGGAGCCGCCGAGCGCTACGAAATCCTGCTGGATACGTCCGACGACTGGACGCTCTACTACCGCCTCGGCGTCGCCTTCCTAGCCCGGCAGCGTTGGGAGGACGCCCGCGACGCGCTCTCGGAGGCGATCCTGCGGAACCCGGGGCACGTTCCCTCGCTGAACGCGCGCGGCAGCGCGAGCTTCCACCTGGGAGACCGCAAGGGCGCGTCGGAGGACTTTCACGAAGCGCTCCTGCACGACCTGCATCAGCCCAAGACGCTCTACGCCCTGGCGCTCTGCCTGATCGACGATGACGTGGACCTGGCGGCGACGTTCCTCCGACACGCCGTCGAATACGCTCCCGACATGGCTGGAGCCTGGCTCGCCCTGGCTCGGATCGCGGAGGAGGGCGAGGACTGGGCGGAAGCAACGAGAGCGTACCGCAAGGCGATGGAGAACTCGGACGATCCGGCGATCCACGCGCGGCTCGCCTTCGTCGCCCTGAGATCCGGAGACCACAGCGCCGCGACGGAATACTTCGAACAGCGAGCCGACGCGGACGACGCCGACGCCTTCGCCCGCTACGCGCTCGGCATGTGCAGCTTGCAGGCGGGCGACCTGGTACGCGCTGCTCAACAATGGCGCGCCAGCCTCTTGGTGCGCGACGATCCGAAGCTCCGCGAGGACCTCGCGTGGCTTCACATCCGGCTCGCAGACGCGGCGGCGGCTCGCAACCGAGCGGAGATGACGCAGCACTGGAACACGGCGATCGACCGCCACCCGGAGAGCCCCATCGTCGAGGCGCTCGTCCAGCGCTGGACGGCGGAAGCGGTCCGGCGGCTGCGGTATCCCGAATCCTTCCATCCGTCGTCGCGCGATTTCCAGATCGCCTACGACCTGATGTCCGATGTGCTCCACTACACGGAGGGTGACCCGGTCTATCGGCTGATCGCGGGGCTCTGCGCCGCGCGGATGGGCGATTGGCAGCTCGCCGACGATCTGGTGGAACCCCTTACGAACGAGGGGTTGTGGGCGACGGAGGCTGCCTATTTCGCCGCCGTCTGCCGGATGGAGCGGAACCTGCCCGACAGCACCCTGGCGATCCTCGAAACGCTCGGCAGAGACTGGGGCCCCTGGGAACCCTATGCCCAGGCGTTCCGCGTGCAGGTGTTCCTCTCGTCCAGCGACATCGATAAGACCGCGCGCGAACTCGCCATGCTCCGCGCGATGGCTCCCGAGCACTGCACGCAGGAGACGACGCTCGCCGTCCTGCTCCACCTGCGCGTGTGGCGGCAGCTCTACGATTTCGTTCAGGAGCTCCCGTCCGAGGATCGCTCGCCCCTGGCGTTCTACGCCCACGGGGTCGCCGCCCTCATGCTCCGGCGCGAGACGGAAGGCATCGAGCGCTTGGAGCAGGTTCCGGCGGGCTCGGAATGGGATTCGGCGGCGCAGTCGCTGCGTCTGACAGGCTACAAGCGGCAGGCGCTGCGGGCGTTCCAGGCGCTTGGGTGGTCGGAAGTCGCCCGGTCGCTCGAAGCGGTCGTCCAGATGGACGAAGACGACGAGACGGTGCGCGACTGGCTGGAACGCGCCAAGGTCTTCGCTCTGCTGTCGAGCCAGGACCCCGGTTCCAGCGCAACGCTCGTCGCGAAGTGGCGCGAGCGCATCCGCCGCGAGCCGACGGACCCGCGTCCGCTCCATCAGTGGGCGACCTTCGCCTACTGGGACGCCCAGACTGAGCCGACCCCGGAGAAGTGGCGTCACGCCATGTCGCTCTGGGGAACCCTCCTCAACCTGGAGGGCTACTGGCGGCGTTGGATCGCGGATCGGCTCAAGCGGCACGACCCGAAGTCGTGGATCGTCGCCAACGAGGACGAGACGTTCTGGACGCGCGTCGCCGCGATCGTCGCGGCGCATCGAACACGCATGATGGAGTCGCTCACGTCCGAGATGACGGACTCCGTCCTGCGGGCGAATCCTGCGTCCGAGGAGCTCGACGCGCTCGTGCTGGACTTCCTGCGCGAGTATCGCACGTCGATGCTCTGGCGCGAATGGCTCGACGAGAACTCGGACCTGCGCGACGCGGTGCTCCCTTACGGCGGCGATCTGTTGGAGACGCTCCACCGGCTCGACGAGGCGCGGGACATCCTCTCGACGACGCTGAACCTGGAGCCGACGTCGCTGACCGAACGCCTGCTGATCTACCTGTCGCCGCTGGGCTCGCTCATCGCGGCGGCGGAGACGGGCAACGAGCGGTTCGCCCACCAGCGGGCGCGAGGGCTCTTCACGAGTCCCGACGCCACGGAGCGGCGCTATGCGCGGATCGTCTACGTCTTGGCGACGCGGCACGGCGACTGGCTCACGGCAGCGCCGCGCGAAGGTCTGGAGACCGCCTTGACCGCGGTGGTCGCCGCCCACGAGGTCGGGCACTCCTCCGTGATCGCCGAAGTGGCTTGGGGCCCCATCTTCGCCCGTCTGTCGGACGCCATCGTGGCGGAGGTGGAAGGGCTCGCCAACCAGAACACCGAAGAGCGGATCCGAATCGCCGCCGACATGCGCGACCTGCTGCGCCGCGCCTACGAGACGACGCGCATGGGTTCGCTCATCCACGCCATCGTGCGCCTGACGATTCTGGAAGTGCGCGCGCGGGTCGTGCTGGGCAGGCGGGGACGCCGCGCCGCCGATGATCCCTACTTCTCGGAGCAGGACGCCGAGGCACTTGGGCTCCTCCAAGAAGCGCTCGCCCTCGCGCCCGACCACGTGACCCTCCAGCAAGAGGCGGCGCAACTCAGGCTGCGGCGCGGGCTCGTCGCCGCGAGCGAGGACCGGCTCAACGAAGCGTTGATCGACTTCTCGCGCGCCCACGAGCTCGATCCCGTGAGCCACCGCATCACGACGACCTACGCAACGTTCATGATGGAGCAAGCCGCGCGCGTGTGGATGGAGACACGCGCCGACGCTCAGCGGGAAGCGCTCTCGCTGGCGCATCGCGTGCTGTCCGCCGACCCGACGGATCCGCAGCTTCTCGCGCGATGCGCTCGGTTCCTCGATCTGCCGGAGGCGCATCCGCTTCGGGAGACGCCCGAATACCGTCGGCTCGCCGCGCTGTTCCTGAGACAGGAGGGCAACCATGAGTCATGA
- a CDS encoding HlyC/CorC family transporter, with translation MDDPSLWIELVPGLIAAGVLLLLSAFFSSSETAILSLTKLQVQRFREQGGRASLALVRFVEHPRQLLITVLVGNTFVNIALATLVTSMFLSAGPRALGWDTGALLTGALVVGTTLLLLFGEIAPKTYALRHSERLARAVVLPLSFVSWLLTPIRSTLRLTVDAIARLLGYPDLAGAEFVTPDELRSAISESEATGGLREHERDFIDRIVELREMSARDIMVPRTEMVCVDIGMTLDAALSVARSVGHSRVPIYEGDVDHIAGVLHVKDFPRWHRLDVLDMPLRDLTERRSELFPDDAGTLIRPPLYLPETKRLNALLRDFADERTQMAILLDEYGGTAGLITLEDIVEEITGEIADEYDTLHEPEYVEELSASILRTEGVQLPAKLSLRTASRIVRHAFDTDVADTVGGYVYSLFGRVPIVDETVTDDNGFEFRIAAITGTRIQRVVVRREIAPDAHEDEA, from the coding sequence ATGGACGACCCGTCGCTTTGGATCGAGTTGGTTCCCGGCCTGATCGCCGCTGGCGTGCTGTTGCTCCTGTCGGCGTTCTTCTCCAGCTCCGAAACGGCGATCCTGTCGTTGACGAAGCTCCAGGTTCAGCGCTTCCGTGAACAGGGCGGACGCGCCAGCCTGGCGCTCGTGCGGTTCGTCGAACACCCCCGGCAACTTCTCATCACGGTTCTCGTCGGCAACACGTTCGTCAACATCGCGCTGGCGACGCTCGTGACATCAATGTTCCTCAGCGCGGGCCCCAGGGCGTTGGGCTGGGACACCGGCGCGCTGCTCACAGGGGCGCTGGTCGTCGGGACGACGCTGCTGCTGCTCTTCGGCGAGATTGCTCCAAAAACCTACGCGCTGCGGCATTCGGAACGCCTCGCCAGGGCGGTGGTGTTGCCGCTGTCGTTCGTCTCGTGGCTTCTGACGCCGATCCGCTCGACGCTCCGGCTCACCGTCGATGCCATCGCGCGGTTGCTCGGCTATCCCGATCTCGCCGGCGCCGAGTTCGTCACGCCCGACGAGCTGCGAAGCGCCATCAGCGAGAGCGAGGCGACCGGCGGACTGCGGGAACACGAGCGCGACTTCATCGACCGGATCGTCGAGCTCCGCGAGATGAGCGCGCGCGACATCATGGTTCCCAGGACGGAGATGGTATGCGTCGACATCGGCATGACGCTCGACGCGGCGCTGTCGGTGGCTCGCAGCGTCGGGCACTCGCGCGTCCCCATCTACGAAGGCGACGTCGACCACATCGCCGGAGTCCTCCACGTCAAAGACTTCCCGCGCTGGCATCGCCTCGACGTGCTCGACATGCCGCTGCGCGACCTGACCGAGCGGCGCTCGGAGCTCTTCCCGGATGACGCCGGAACGCTCATCCGCCCGCCGCTCTATCTGCCGGAGACGAAGCGCCTGAACGCGCTCTTGCGCGACTTCGCCGATGAACGCACACAGATGGCGATCCTGCTGGACGAGTACGGTGGAACCGCCGGGCTCATCACGCTCGAAGACATCGTCGAAGAGATCACCGGCGAGATCGCCGACGAGTACGACACACTCCACGAACCGGAGTACGTGGAGGAGTTGAGCGCCTCCATCCTTCGGACAGAGGGCGTGCAGCTTCCCGCGAAGCTGAGCCTCCGGACCGCGAGCCGCATCGTGCGCCACGCCTTCGATACGGACGTCGCCGACACTGTCGGCGGCTACGTCTACAGCCTTTTCGGGCGCGTTCCCATCGTCGATGAGACCGTCACAGACGACAACGGCTTCGAGTTCCGCATCGCTGCGATCACGGGAACGCGGATTCAGCGGGTCGTCGTTCGGCGAGAGATCGCCCCTGACGCCCACGAGGACGAGGCATGA
- a CDS encoding amidohydrolase family protein gives MSLWILGDLLIPGIDDDPVPRPAIRVEDGVVREIRARDAVFQPPAGDEVLDLSGATLLPGLVDAHVHLCFRPDRSMAHVAEVPLSELFFRTLRNAQGALASGVTTIRDCGGRDFVTLAVRDAIDDGLVTGPRIHACAMPITTTRGHLHYCGAEADSADEMVKKVRQFAKAGVDYIKVCATGGRNTPGSNVFGAQYRQDQLTALVEDSHRLELKVASHALSMPGIAYSVAAGVDTIEHCTWYAPGGFDYAPNVVEEMIEKGIYAGFNFSGPFRAALDPDGVLDFAKIADHTGELRGRMREAGLPYFLSTDAGIPGMPHEDFALSIEVGARCMSLPPMEAIRRATSEPARAIGVEAGTVEVGRRADILAVNGNPLKGLQALRDVRAVIVSGRLVVERGNDATWLHGTATLPPRPTGEESR, from the coding sequence ATGAGCCTTTGGATTCTCGGCGACCTGCTGATCCCCGGCATCGACGATGACCCTGTGCCCCGCCCCGCGATCCGTGTCGAGGACGGCGTCGTCCGAGAGATACGCGCCCGCGACGCCGTGTTCCAGCCTCCCGCTGGCGATGAGGTTCTCGACCTCTCCGGCGCGACGCTTTTGCCCGGCTTGGTCGACGCCCACGTCCATCTCTGTTTCCGACCCGACCGCTCGATGGCGCACGTCGCCGAGGTTCCGCTCTCCGAGCTCTTCTTCCGCACGCTGCGGAACGCCCAGGGCGCTCTCGCCAGCGGCGTGACCACCATCCGCGACTGCGGCGGCAGGGACTTCGTCACGCTGGCGGTCCGTGACGCCATCGACGACGGACTCGTCACGGGCCCCCGAATCCACGCCTGCGCCATGCCCATCACGACGACGCGCGGACATCTCCATTACTGCGGCGCCGAAGCGGATTCTGCCGACGAGATGGTCAAGAAAGTGCGCCAATTCGCCAAGGCGGGCGTCGACTACATCAAGGTCTGCGCCACCGGCGGCAGGAACACGCCGGGCAGCAACGTCTTCGGCGCGCAGTACCGCCAGGATCAGTTGACCGCGCTGGTCGAGGACTCGCATCGGCTCGAACTCAAGGTCGCCTCGCATGCGCTCTCGATGCCGGGGATCGCCTACTCGGTCGCCGCCGGTGTCGATACGATCGAGCACTGCACGTGGTACGCGCCCGGCGGGTTCGATTACGCCCCGAATGTCGTCGAGGAGATGATCGAGAAGGGCATCTACGCGGGATTCAACTTCAGCGGACCCTTTCGCGCCGCGCTCGACCCCGACGGCGTTCTCGACTTCGCCAAGATCGCCGACCACACGGGCGAGCTGCGCGGCAGAATGCGCGAAGCCGGGCTGCCCTATTTCCTCTCGACCGACGCGGGCATTCCCGGCATGCCGCACGAGGATTTCGCGCTCTCCATCGAGGTCGGCGCACGGTGCATGAGCTTGCCGCCCATGGAGGCCATCCGCCGCGCGACGAGCGAACCGGCGCGCGCCATCGGCGTCGAGGCGGGAACCGTCGAGGTGGGCAGACGCGCCGACATCCTCGCCGTGAACGGGAACCCGCTGAAAGGGCTCCAAGCCCTGCGCGACGTGCGCGCCGTGATCGTTAGCGGCCGGCTCGTGGTCGAACGCGGGAACGACGCCACCTGGCTCCACGGAACCGCCACGCTCCCACCGCGCCCTACTGGAGAGGAAAGCCGTTGA